One genomic segment of Agromyces intestinalis includes these proteins:
- a CDS encoding phosphonatase-like hydrolase, which yields MTIHEDITAVDELDLLGDENAVDVELVVLDLAGTTVRDDGLVERAFVLAAERAGIAPEGEARDTALRYVRDTMGQSKIEVFRALTGDEEAAQRANAEFEAAYAELVAEVGVEAIPGAVETIRELRGAGVAVVLTTGFAPATRDAIIDALGWHDLADATLTPAEAGRGRPHPDLPLTAVLRTGASSVDAIVVVGDTASDIGSGVNAGAGLVVGVLTGAHDRDALEAAGADEIIDSVADLLELLGLDRHDG from the coding sequence ATGACCATCCACGAAGACATCACCGCGGTCGACGAACTCGACCTGCTCGGCGACGAGAACGCCGTCGACGTCGAACTCGTCGTCCTCGACCTGGCCGGCACCACCGTGCGCGACGACGGACTCGTCGAGCGGGCGTTCGTGCTCGCCGCCGAGCGGGCCGGCATCGCGCCCGAGGGCGAGGCGCGCGATACCGCGCTGCGGTACGTGCGCGACACGATGGGGCAGTCGAAGATCGAGGTGTTCCGCGCGCTGACCGGCGACGAGGAGGCCGCGCAGCGCGCCAACGCCGAATTCGAGGCGGCGTACGCCGAGCTCGTGGCCGAGGTCGGCGTCGAGGCGATCCCGGGTGCCGTCGAGACGATCCGCGAGCTGCGCGGCGCCGGCGTCGCGGTGGTGCTCACCACGGGGTTCGCGCCCGCGACGCGCGACGCGATCATCGACGCGCTCGGCTGGCACGACCTCGCCGACGCCACCCTCACGCCCGCCGAGGCCGGCCGCGGCCGCCCCCACCCCGACCTGCCGCTCACCGCGGTGCTGCGCACGGGCGCGAGCTCGGTCGACGCGATAGTCGTCGTGGGCGACACGGCGAGCGACATCGGATCGGGCGTGAACGCCGGCGCCGGTCTCGTGGTCGGCGTGCTGACGGGCGCGCATGATCGCGACGCGCTCGAGGCGGCAGGAGCCGACGAGATCATCGACTCGGTGGCCGACCTGCTCGAGCTGCTCGGGCTCGACCGCCACGACGGGTAG
- a CDS encoding heavy-metal-associated domain-containing protein → MHDLGLIAKQTSDDGCACCAPATGTTSAAVASATDAATDAPVAEFGVAGMTCSHCVGAVTGELTALEGVTDVSIELVAGGVSRVRVSAERALTADEIAAAVDEAGYDVAELPA, encoded by the coding sequence GTGCACGACCTCGGCCTCATCGCGAAGCAGACCTCCGACGACGGTTGCGCGTGCTGCGCACCCGCAACGGGCACCACGAGCGCTGCGGTGGCGAGCGCGACGGATGCCGCGACCGACGCTCCGGTCGCCGAGTTCGGCGTCGCCGGCATGACCTGCTCGCACTGCGTCGGCGCGGTGACGGGTGAGCTCACCGCGCTCGAGGGAGTGACCGACGTGTCGATCGAGCTGGTCGCGGGCGGCGTGTCGCGCGTGCGCGTCAGCGCCGAGCGCGCGCTCACCGCCGACGAGATCGCGGCCGCCGTCGACGAGGCCGGCTACGACGTGGCCGAGCTGCCCGCCTGA
- a CDS encoding TetR/AcrR family transcriptional regulator, with product MGSTAEEGNGTTPRPGARKPNLGPKAGPANRRALIAAAREVFHDEGFGAPLSAVAKRAGVGQGSLYRHFPDRMALAVAVFDENLAQAEERMDAPDATLDAFFDVISAQALGSTAMIEAIASHRDDERAVVLSTRLGRIVEHLREREVAAGRVAAHVTADDIVVGVSMLGLVVAQAPEADRERVSAQARAILHAAFAAS from the coding sequence GTGGGATCCACCGCGGAAGAGGGGAACGGCACGACCCCGCGGCCCGGTGCGCGCAAGCCGAACCTGGGCCCGAAGGCCGGCCCGGCGAACCGCCGCGCGCTCATCGCCGCCGCCCGTGAGGTCTTCCACGACGAGGGTTTCGGCGCACCGCTCAGCGCGGTCGCGAAACGCGCCGGCGTCGGGCAGGGAAGCCTCTATCGGCACTTCCCCGATCGCATGGCCCTCGCGGTCGCGGTCTTCGATGAGAACCTCGCCCAGGCGGAAGAGCGCATGGACGCCCCGGACGCCACGCTCGACGCATTCTTCGACGTGATCAGCGCCCAGGCGCTCGGCTCCACCGCGATGATCGAGGCGATCGCCTCGCACCGGGACGACGAGCGCGCCGTCGTGTTGAGCACCCGACTGGGCCGCATCGTCGAGCACCTCCGCGAACGCGAGGTCGCCGCCGGGCGCGTCGCCGCACACGTCACCGCCGATGACATCGTGGTCGGCGTGTCGATGCTCGGCCTCGTCGTCGCGCAGGCACCCGAGGCCGACCGTGAACGCGTGTCCGCGCAGGCCCGTGCCATCCTGCACGCGGCCTTCGCGGCATCCTGA
- a CDS encoding TIGR03364 family FAD-dependent oxidoreductase translates to MSAVSTSRASTNGAARVDVAVVGAGVVGLGVALAAVRRGLRVVVLERGSEASGASIRNFGHLCATPQTGLARSYAQVAREVWLDLARDAGVWMREQGTLVVARAADELALLEEFAASRARDGAPDEVVLLTARELEQRAPVAPGLAVGGALLPLDLQANPRQALGAITAHLAGRGVDLRFRTAVGAVEPGLVRTARGEVRADQVVVAVNHDIDLLFPEVAGRVGIVRCALDMLRVEAPLRMPLPAPLLTGWSLVRYGGFVETSAAVAVRDRLRAERPDLAALDLNQMYTQLPDGTLIVGDTHARGETVSPFQVERTAELMLAETAELFGLGAGAMRVVERWQGVYASGPDDYLDVEVAPGVHLAAATTGIGMTTGFGLAEAVVARFADGAQTEPTTTTTTDQEARILA, encoded by the coding sequence ATGAGCGCGGTATCGACGAGCAGGGCATCGACGAACGGGGCCGCCCGCGTCGACGTGGCAGTCGTCGGCGCGGGTGTCGTCGGCCTTGGCGTCGCGCTCGCCGCGGTGCGCCGCGGGCTGCGCGTGGTCGTGCTCGAACGCGGCAGCGAGGCATCCGGTGCGTCGATCCGCAACTTCGGCCACCTGTGCGCGACTCCGCAGACCGGCCTCGCGCGGTCGTACGCGCAGGTCGCGCGCGAGGTCTGGCTCGATCTCGCCCGCGATGCGGGGGTCTGGATGCGCGAACAGGGCACGCTCGTCGTCGCCCGCGCCGCCGACGAGCTGGCCCTGCTCGAGGAGTTCGCCGCGTCGCGAGCCCGCGACGGCGCGCCCGACGAGGTCGTGCTGCTCACCGCTCGCGAGCTCGAGCAGCGCGCCCCTGTCGCGCCGGGGCTCGCGGTCGGCGGCGCGCTGCTGCCGCTCGACCTGCAGGCGAACCCGCGCCAGGCGCTCGGGGCGATCACCGCGCATCTCGCGGGGCGCGGCGTCGACCTGCGGTTCCGCACCGCGGTCGGCGCGGTCGAGCCGGGGCTGGTGCGCACCGCGCGCGGTGAGGTGCGGGCCGACCAGGTCGTCGTCGCGGTGAACCACGACATCGACCTGCTCTTCCCCGAGGTGGCCGGGCGGGTGGGGATCGTGCGGTGCGCGCTCGACATGCTGCGCGTCGAGGCGCCGCTTCGGATGCCGCTGCCCGCGCCGCTGCTCACCGGCTGGTCGCTCGTGCGATACGGCGGCTTCGTCGAGACATCCGCCGCCGTCGCCGTGCGCGACCGCCTGCGGGCCGAGCGCCCCGACCTCGCCGCTCTCGACCTGAACCAGATGTACACCCAGCTGCCCGACGGCACCCTCATCGTCGGCGACACGCACGCGCGCGGCGAGACGGTCTCGCCGTTCCAAGTCGAACGGACCGCCGAGCTGATGCTCGCCGAGACGGCCGAGCTCTTCGGGCTCGGCGCCGGCGCCATGCGCGTCGTCGAACGCTGGCAGGGCGTCTACGCCAGCGGCCCCGACGACTACCTCGACGTCGAGGTCGCGCCGGGCGTGCATCTCGCCGCTGCCACCACGGGCATCGGCATGACCACCGGATTCGGTCTGGCCGAGGCCGTCGTCGCGCGATTCGCCGATGGGGCGCAGACCGAACCGACGACCACCACCACCACCGACCAGGAGGCAAGGATCCTCGCATGA
- a CDS encoding collagen-like protein — translation MTDTPPPTPAPTSGSAPVSRSMLIWAGVIVVVLAFAAAFLGALAAGAVGGQPATETAPPATTTAQPTDDTDADDLDDLIDDVLPPGAEVRAGSGTPGDRYGSEGDVYIDLDTTNVYVFRDGAWKATGNLRTSAAEQLRGKQGEQGKQGETGKQGETGKQGETGKQGEQGKQGEQGEQGEAGDPGTLVLLGTDENEGEPCEPDGSVYINTVANTFSKCEGGVWQLR, via the coding sequence TTGACCGACACGCCACCGCCGACGCCCGCACCGACATCCGGGTCGGCACCCGTCAGCCGTTCGATGCTCATCTGGGCCGGCGTCATCGTCGTTGTGCTCGCGTTCGCGGCCGCGTTCCTGGGCGCGCTTGCCGCCGGCGCGGTGGGCGGACAGCCGGCGACCGAGACGGCCCCACCCGCGACGACGACGGCCCAGCCGACCGACGACACCGACGCCGACGACCTCGACGACCTGATCGACGACGTGCTGCCGCCCGGCGCCGAGGTGCGCGCCGGATCCGGAACACCCGGCGACCGCTACGGGTCGGAGGGCGACGTCTACATCGATCTCGACACCACGAACGTGTACGTCTTCCGCGACGGCGCGTGGAAGGCGACCGGCAACCTGCGCACGTCGGCTGCCGAGCAGCTGCGCGGCAAGCAAGGCGAACAGGGCAAGCAAGGCGAGACCGGCAAACAGGGCGAGACCGGCAAGCAGGGCGAAACCGGCAAGCAGGGCGAGCAGGGAAAGCAAGGCGAGCAAGGAGAACAGGGCGAGGCCGGCGACCCGGGCACGCTGGTGCTGCTCGGCACCGACGAGAACGAGGGCGAGCCCTGCGAGCCCGACGGCAGCGTCTACATCAACACGGTCGCGAACACGTTCTCGAAGTGCGAAGGGGGCGTCTGGCAGCTGCGCTGA
- a CDS encoding PhnE/PtxC family ABC transporter permease, with product MTATAIATDLLARAPRRRISPERVAAGLTLVVIIGIAVVALDDLDISIPSMVESWSNAERFFARVGAITFPEPAELISLTALTLGIVISGTVLAAVISVPVAYLAAGNTSPGPGWRAAARFVTVFTRAIPDVVLAMVFVLMFSLGSLPGILAIGIHSIGMISKLFADAIEQIDEGPRRAIRAAGGSKLQEFTSGILPQVLPSWVATVLHRNDINLRGSVVLGYVGVAGLGLEMSFAFKSLDYSLGLGIAIVMFALCVVMEIVSSAVRTAMLGGQAASRRPRRSRGADAQQRDVSRPTHGAPTTVGGLEAALRRPWDAARVRSVAWGWGAIAVIIAAVAVCDIQWGDVLTVWAKIPAIAAQFWPPSFGSYDWTRLAGAMLETVGIALAAALLTVVASIVIGSFAARNVAPNGGIRSGARLLLVGIRGVPEVILAIVLIVITGLGPQAGTIALAFGGVGLLGKLLADSFEEVRRGPERALTATGATRLQVYGSATWPQGVPALIGHSFYLLDTNIRAATILGIVGGGGIGYYLLNAGQGSNYALVTTIVLMILVTVLIVEGVAVWMRRVFR from the coding sequence ATGACCGCGACGGCCATCGCGACCGACCTGCTCGCGCGAGCCCCGCGCCGCCGCATCTCGCCCGAGCGCGTCGCCGCCGGGCTCACCCTGGTCGTGATCATCGGCATCGCCGTCGTCGCGCTCGATGACCTCGACATCTCGATCCCGAGCATGGTCGAGAGCTGGTCGAACGCCGAGCGGTTCTTCGCCCGTGTCGGCGCCATCACGTTCCCCGAGCCCGCCGAGCTGATCTCGCTCACGGCCCTCACGCTCGGCATCGTCATCTCGGGCACCGTGCTCGCCGCGGTCATCTCGGTGCCCGTCGCCTACCTCGCCGCCGGCAACACCAGCCCCGGCCCGGGCTGGCGCGCCGCCGCCCGCTTCGTCACCGTGTTCACCCGAGCGATCCCGGACGTCGTGCTCGCGATGGTGTTCGTGCTCATGTTCTCGCTCGGATCGCTGCCGGGCATTCTCGCGATCGGGATCCACTCGATCGGCATGATCTCCAAACTCTTCGCCGACGCCATCGAGCAGATCGACGAAGGGCCGCGTCGAGCCATCCGCGCCGCGGGCGGCTCGAAGCTGCAGGAGTTCACGAGCGGCATCCTGCCGCAGGTGCTGCCCAGCTGGGTCGCGACGGTGCTGCACCGCAATGACATCAACCTGCGCGGCTCGGTCGTGCTGGGCTACGTCGGCGTCGCCGGGCTGGGCCTCGAGATGTCGTTCGCGTTCAAGTCGCTCGACTACTCGCTGGGGCTCGGCATCGCGATCGTCATGTTCGCCCTGTGCGTCGTGATGGAGATCGTGTCGAGCGCGGTGCGCACGGCGATGCTGGGCGGCCAGGCGGCCTCTCGCCGTCCCCGGCGGTCGAGGGGCGCCGACGCGCAGCAGCGAGACGTCTCGAGACCCACGCACGGCGCACCGACGACCGTCGGTGGACTCGAGGCGGCGCTGCGTCGGCCGTGGGATGCAGCCCGCGTGCGCAGCGTCGCATGGGGTTGGGGTGCGATCGCCGTCATCATCGCGGCCGTCGCCGTGTGCGACATCCAGTGGGGCGATGTCCTCACCGTTTGGGCGAAGATCCCGGCGATCGCCGCGCAGTTCTGGCCGCCCTCGTTCGGGTCGTACGACTGGACCCGGCTCGCCGGGGCCATGCTCGAGACCGTCGGCATCGCGCTCGCCGCGGCCCTGCTCACCGTCGTCGCGTCGATCGTGATCGGCTCGTTCGCCGCGCGCAACGTCGCACCCAACGGGGGCATCCGCAGCGGCGCCCGGTTGCTGCTCGTCGGCATTCGCGGCGTGCCCGAGGTGATCCTCGCGATCGTGCTCATCGTGATCACCGGGCTCGGACCCCAGGCGGGCACGATCGCCCTCGCGTTCGGGGGCGTCGGCCTGCTCGGCAAGCTGCTCGCCGACTCGTTCGAAGAGGTGCGCCGCGGCCCCGAGCGCGCGCTGACCGCGACCGGGGCGACCCGCCTGCAGGTCTACGGCTCGGCGACGTGGCCGCAGGGCGTGCCGGCCCTCATCGGGCACTCGTTCTACCTGCTCGACACGAACATCCGTGCCGCGACCATCCTGGGCATCGTGGGCGGTGGCGGCATCGGCTACTACCTGCTGAATGCGGGCCAGGGCTCGAACTACGCGCTCGTCACAACGATCGTGCTGATGATCCTCGTGACCGTGCTCATCGTCGAGGGCGTCGCGGTCTGGATGCGGCGGGTGTTCCGATGA
- the phnC gene encoding phosphonate ABC transporter ATP-binding protein, with the protein MDAPVVIEVDALDKRFGRTVALQGASLTVARGEIVVLLGLSGSGKSTLLRHLDGLELPTTGSVRVLGEEVPSLRGRRLRALRGRVGFVFQQFELVPSLTVLENVLTGTLSTLRGPRLGLWSYPRSRKLAALGHLDRVGLLDRAYQRADTLSGGQQQRVAIARALMQEPEILLADEPVASLDPESSEQVMSLIREIAMDAGLTVVCSLHQVDLALSWGDRIIGLRHGEVVLDTPTEGLTKTQVMEIYGRVATATAELQAIEAELETADVAASAVSGSDAEPTAEVADRAVAEEAAR; encoded by the coding sequence ATGGACGCCCCCGTCGTCATCGAGGTCGACGCCCTCGACAAGCGATTCGGTCGCACCGTCGCCCTCCAGGGCGCGAGCCTGACCGTCGCGCGCGGCGAGATCGTCGTGCTGCTCGGCCTCTCGGGCTCGGGAAAGTCGACGCTGCTGCGGCACCTCGACGGCCTCGAACTGCCGACCACCGGATCGGTGCGCGTGCTCGGCGAGGAGGTGCCGTCCCTCAGGGGGCGGCGCCTCCGCGCCCTGCGCGGCCGGGTGGGCTTCGTGTTCCAGCAGTTCGAACTGGTACCGAGCCTCACCGTGCTCGAGAACGTGCTCACCGGCACCCTCTCCACCCTGCGCGGCCCGCGCCTCGGGCTCTGGAGCTACCCGCGTTCGCGCAAGCTCGCCGCGCTCGGCCACCTCGACCGGGTCGGCCTGCTCGACCGCGCGTACCAGCGCGCCGACACCCTGTCGGGCGGTCAGCAGCAGCGGGTGGCGATCGCCCGCGCGCTCATGCAGGAGCCCGAGATCCTGCTCGCCGACGAACCCGTCGCCTCGCTCGACCCCGAGTCGAGCGAGCAGGTCATGTCGCTCATCCGCGAGATCGCGATGGACGCCGGGCTCACCGTCGTCTGCAGCCTGCACCAGGTCGACCTCGCGCTCTCGTGGGGCGACCGCATCATCGGCCTGCGCCACGGCGAGGTCGTGCTCGACACCCCCACCGAGGGGCTCACGAAGACCCAGGTGATGGAGATCTACGGCCGGGTCGCGACCGCGACCGCGGAGTTGCAGGCGATCGAGGCCGAGCTCGAGACGGCGGATGTCGCGGCATCCGCGGTGTCGGGCAGTGACGCCGAGCCGACCGCCGAGGTCGCCGACCGCGCCGTCGCCGAAGAGGCCGCGCGATGA
- a CDS encoding zinc-binding dehydrogenase: MHTVARVADHEVAVSPAPVAMVWSEPGTPHEPIAVPGVCLADGELLVEVEFATICGSDVHTASGHRPAPAPLVLGHEQVGRVVAAGGGHVLAVDGEPVILGDRIVWTVTTNCGSCDRCLGGVPQKCRTVAKYGHERLERGWELSGGFATHVQLRAGTGIVRVPARIAAEVAAPAACATATAVAALDAASRIPLDGAVVLVGGAGMIGLASTAMATAAGADVAVVDPDPRRRALARSFGAEWVLDPAAGHPGDQLRALGAIPPLVAIEASGAAASVRAAIESVDVSGVAVLVGSVSPGPAVEIDPERIVRNLITITGVHNYAPRHLQAAIDYLAGVGAAPPFEALVGATFPLADLDAALACAASGEHVRVGVDPRR, encoded by the coding sequence ATGCATACGGTCGCCCGCGTGGCCGATCACGAGGTCGCGGTCAGCCCCGCGCCGGTGGCGATGGTGTGGAGCGAGCCCGGCACCCCGCACGAGCCGATCGCGGTTCCGGGCGTCTGCCTCGCCGACGGCGAGCTGCTCGTCGAGGTCGAGTTCGCCACCATCTGCGGATCCGACGTGCACACCGCGAGCGGGCATCGCCCGGCGCCCGCGCCGCTGGTGCTGGGGCACGAGCAGGTCGGACGCGTCGTCGCGGCGGGCGGCGGGCACGTGCTCGCCGTCGACGGCGAACCCGTCATCCTCGGCGACCGCATCGTGTGGACGGTGACCACGAACTGCGGGTCGTGCGACCGCTGCCTCGGCGGGGTTCCGCAGAAGTGCCGCACGGTGGCGAAGTACGGGCACGAGCGGCTCGAGCGCGGCTGGGAGCTGTCGGGCGGGTTCGCCACGCATGTGCAGCTGCGCGCCGGCACGGGCATCGTGCGAGTGCCCGCGCGCATCGCCGCGGAGGTCGCCGCACCGGCCGCGTGTGCGACCGCAACGGCGGTCGCCGCTCTCGACGCAGCCTCGCGGATCCCGCTCGACGGGGCCGTCGTGCTGGTCGGCGGCGCAGGCATGATCGGGCTCGCGTCCACCGCGATGGCCACCGCGGCCGGGGCGGATGTCGCCGTCGTCGACCCCGACCCGCGGCGACGTGCGCTCGCGAGGTCGTTCGGCGCCGAGTGGGTGCTCGACCCCGCGGCGGGGCATCCGGGCGATCAGCTGCGTGCGCTCGGCGCGATCCCGCCGCTCGTCGCGATCGAGGCCTCGGGCGCGGCCGCGTCGGTGCGCGCCGCGATCGAATCGGTCGACGTGAGTGGCGTGGCCGTGCTCGTCGGCAGCGTCTCTCCCGGGCCCGCCGTCGAGATCGACCCCGAACGGATCGTGCGCAACCTCATCACGATCACCGGCGTGCACAACTACGCGCCCCGGCACCTGCAGGCTGCCATCGACTACCTCGCCGGCGTGGGTGCGGCGCCGCCGTTCGAGGCGCTCGTCGGCGCGACGTTCCCGCTCGCCGACCTCGATGCGGCCCTCGCCTGCGCCGCGTCGGGCGAGCACGTCCGGGTCGGGGTTGATCCGCGCAGGTGA
- a CDS encoding heavy metal translocating P-type ATPase — protein MTDTASRPVELTVGGMTCASCAARIEKRLNRMPGVEASVNFATEKATVRLPGGTSPADAIAVIEATGYTAGLPAPPEDESTRRDRRRGREAFLAPRLWVSLALAIPVAALSMIPALQFPWWQWVSLVLATPVAVWGAWPFHRAAWLNLRHGSATMDTLISLGVIAAYGWSVVALVFGDAGMPGMTMEFRLLAAPGSVGDELYLEVAAAVTVFMLAGRVFESRAKRRSTEAIAALLELGAREASVLRDGVEVRVPVGSLIVGDRFIVRPGEQVATDGRVVEGTSAIDASLVSGESAPVEVAPGDEVIGATVNAGGRIVVEATRVGADTELATMARLVEQAQSGKAEVQRLADRVSAVFVPVVLALAAVALIGWLVAGAGAAVAFSAAVATLVIACPCALGLATPMALLVGTGRGARIGILIRGPQVLESTRRIDTVVLDKTGTVTTGRMSLTDAVPAGDVARDELVRFAAAAEAGSEHPIGRAIAASSASSTAASSTSTVEAFAAEPGGGVQAVIDGRLVVVGRPGWLADAWSIPLPTDLDAARADLETRGRTVVAVACDGAARGILALADEPKPTSAAAVAALRRLGLEPVLLTGDHDRVAQAIAAEIGIADVRADVRPAGKAAVIRELRADGRVVAMVGDGVNDAAALATADLGIAMGSGTDAAIAASDLTLMRDDLAAVGDAIRLSRRTLRTIKQNLFWAFAYNAAAIPLAMLGMLSPLLAGAAMALSSAFVVANSLRLARFR, from the coding sequence ATGACCGACACCGCGAGCCGACCCGTCGAACTCACGGTCGGCGGCATGACCTGCGCCTCGTGCGCCGCGCGCATCGAGAAGCGGCTCAACCGCATGCCCGGCGTCGAGGCATCCGTCAACTTCGCGACTGAGAAGGCGACCGTGCGCCTGCCCGGCGGCACGTCGCCCGCCGACGCCATCGCGGTGATCGAGGCGACCGGCTATACGGCCGGACTCCCGGCGCCGCCCGAGGACGAATCGACCCGACGTGACCGGCGGCGCGGCCGCGAGGCATTCCTCGCCCCGCGACTGTGGGTCTCGCTCGCGCTGGCGATCCCGGTCGCCGCCCTGTCGATGATCCCGGCGCTGCAGTTCCCGTGGTGGCAATGGGTGTCGCTCGTGCTCGCGACGCCCGTGGCGGTCTGGGGCGCGTGGCCGTTCCACCGCGCCGCTTGGCTGAACCTGCGCCACGGGTCGGCCACGATGGACACGCTCATCAGCCTCGGCGTGATCGCCGCCTACGGCTGGTCGGTCGTCGCGCTCGTGTTCGGTGACGCGGGCATGCCCGGCATGACCATGGAGTTCCGCCTGCTCGCCGCGCCCGGCAGCGTCGGCGACGAGCTCTACCTCGAGGTCGCCGCGGCGGTCACCGTCTTCATGCTCGCGGGGCGGGTGTTCGAATCGCGCGCGAAGCGGCGGTCGACCGAGGCGATTGCGGCGCTGCTCGAACTCGGTGCGCGCGAAGCGAGCGTGCTGCGCGACGGCGTCGAGGTGCGCGTGCCCGTGGGTTCGCTGATCGTCGGCGACCGGTTCATCGTGCGCCCCGGTGAGCAGGTCGCGACCGACGGACGCGTGGTCGAGGGCACGTCCGCGATCGACGCGAGTCTCGTGAGCGGCGAGTCCGCGCCCGTCGAGGTCGCGCCCGGCGACGAGGTCATCGGCGCGACCGTGAACGCCGGTGGACGTATCGTCGTCGAGGCTACGCGCGTCGGCGCCGACACCGAGCTCGCGACCATGGCGCGGCTCGTCGAGCAGGCGCAATCGGGCAAGGCCGAAGTGCAGCGGCTCGCCGACCGGGTGTCGGCCGTGTTCGTTCCGGTGGTGCTCGCGCTCGCGGCGGTCGCGCTGATCGGATGGCTCGTGGCCGGCGCCGGCGCGGCGGTCGCGTTCAGCGCGGCGGTCGCGACGCTCGTCATCGCGTGCCCGTGCGCGCTCGGGCTCGCGACCCCCATGGCATTGCTCGTCGGCACGGGCCGGGGCGCCCGCATCGGCATCCTCATCCGCGGCCCCCAGGTACTCGAGTCGACGAGGCGCATCGACACGGTCGTGCTCGACAAGACCGGCACGGTCACCACGGGTCGGATGTCGCTGACCGACGCCGTGCCGGCCGGCGATGTTGCTCGTGACGAGCTGGTGCGGTTCGCCGCGGCCGCCGAGGCCGGCTCGGAGCATCCGATCGGCCGCGCGATCGCGGCCTCCTCCGCTTCCTCGACCGCCGCCTCGTCGACCAGCACGGTGGAGGCGTTCGCCGCCGAGCCCGGCGGCGGCGTGCAGGCCGTGATCGACGGCCGCCTCGTCGTGGTCGGCCGGCCCGGCTGGCTCGCCGACGCGTGGAGCATCCCGCTCCCCACCGACCTCGACGCCGCACGCGCCGACCTCGAGACTCGCGGGCGCACGGTCGTCGCGGTCGCCTGCGACGGCGCGGCCCGAGGCATCCTCGCCCTCGCCGACGAACCCAAGCCGACCAGCGCCGCCGCCGTGGCCGCGCTGCGCCGGCTCGGCCTCGAGCCCGTGCTGCTCACCGGTGACCACGACCGCGTCGCCCAGGCCATCGCCGCCGAGATCGGCATCGCCGACGTGCGGGCCGACGTGCGCCCGGCCGGCAAGGCCGCCGTGATCCGCGAGCTGCGGGCCGACGGACGGGTCGTCGCGATGGTCGGCGACGGCGTGAACGACGCGGCCGCGCTCGCGACCGCCGACCTCGGCATCGCGATGGGATCGGGCACCGACGCGGCGATCGCCGCGAGCGACCTGACCCTCATGCGCGACGACCTCGCGGCGGTCGGCGACGCGATCCGGCTGTCGCGGCGCACGCTGCGCACGATCAAGCAGAACCTGTTCTGGGCGTTCGCGTACAACGCGGCCGCGATTCCGCTGGCGATGCTCGGCATGCTGAGTCCGCTGCTGGCCGGCGCCGCGATGGCGCTGTCGTCGGCGTTCGTGGTGGCGAACAGCCTGCGGCTGGCGCGGTTCCGGTAG